Proteins from a single region of Phycisphaeraceae bacterium D3-23:
- a CDS encoding SDR family NAD(P)-dependent oxidoreductase — MPEHEQPVAIITGAGSGVGRALAVQLCRLGYRCVLAGRTAATLEATAALVRASDPNCAALAVPTDITDAASVRALVDAAVEAYGRIDALANVAGYAPLQPIDQVEDATLADCTAINFHGVVHTIRACWPTFKQQKHGVIVNVSSMASIDPFPGFNIYGATKAAVNLLTKATADEGHPVGIKAYSIAPGAIETQMLRAMFDEKMLPKDKTLSPEQVAEAIADCITGETTMASGETFVLASP; from the coding sequence ATGCCCGAGCATGAACAACCCGTCGCGATCATCACCGGGGCCGGCAGCGGCGTGGGCCGGGCCTTGGCAGTGCAGCTTTGTCGGCTGGGCTACCGATGCGTGCTGGCGGGCCGGACGGCGGCGACACTCGAAGCGACCGCCGCGCTGGTGCGCGCTTCGGACCCGAACTGCGCCGCCCTTGCGGTCCCCACCGATATCACGGACGCCGCATCGGTCCGAGCGCTGGTCGATGCCGCGGTCGAGGCGTACGGCCGCATCGACGCGCTCGCGAACGTCGCGGGCTATGCCCCGCTCCAGCCGATCGACCAGGTCGAGGACGCCACCCTGGCCGACTGCACCGCGATCAATTTCCACGGCGTGGTCCATACGATCCGTGCCTGCTGGCCGACGTTCAAGCAGCAGAAGCACGGCGTCATCGTCAACGTCTCGTCGATGGCGTCGATCGACCCGTTCCCCGGCTTCAACATCTACGGCGCCACCAAAGCCGCGGTCAACCTACTGACCAAAGCCACTGCGGATGAGGGCCATCCGGTCGGCATCAAGGCGTATTCGATCGCGCCCGGCGCGATCGAGACCCAGATGCTGCGTGCGATGTTCGACGAAAAGATGCTGCCCAAAGACAAGACGCTCTCGCCCGAGCAGGTCGCCGAGG
- a CDS encoding site-2 protease family protein — MQNGSFKLFRAFGIDVFLHWSWFLMAVLIIPRMGYFTGPDALVWKSLLFVSLFVIVILHEFGHALACRSVGGQARNIVLWPLGGVAFVNPPARPGAVLWSIAAGPLVNVVLIPVTVLAYLAVDGWSIINTPFAGTDLQLYVFAVMVMNLMLLIFNMLPVYPLDGGQVLMSLLWFVVGRVKALKIASFIGLIAAGGLGVLALMMGDMWLLLMTAFVGWQAFNGFRLANAMARMDPRRFDERLAKQHQDQSVDDRVRADVDPWR, encoded by the coding sequence ATGCAAAACGGCTCCTTCAAACTCTTCCGCGCCTTCGGTATCGATGTCTTCCTGCACTGGTCGTGGTTCCTCATGGCTGTGCTGATTATCCCGCGCATGGGCTACTTCACGGGGCCCGATGCGCTGGTCTGGAAATCGCTGCTCTTCGTCTCGCTCTTCGTCATCGTCATCCTCCACGAGTTTGGCCACGCGCTCGCCTGCCGATCCGTCGGCGGGCAGGCGCGCAACATCGTGCTCTGGCCCCTGGGCGGCGTCGCGTTTGTGAACCCGCCCGCGCGCCCCGGCGCGGTGCTCTGGTCGATCGCGGCCGGCCCGCTGGTCAACGTCGTGCTCATCCCCGTCACCGTCCTCGCCTACCTCGCCGTCGATGGTTGGAGCATCATCAACACCCCGTTCGCCGGCACGGACCTGCAGCTCTACGTCTTCGCCGTGATGGTGATGAACCTCATGCTGCTCATCTTCAACATGCTCCCCGTCTACCCGCTCGACGGCGGGCAGGTGCTGATGTCGCTCTTGTGGTTCGTCGTCGGCCGGGTCAAGGCCTTGAAAATCGCGAGCTTCATCGGCCTCATCGCCGCAGGCGGGCTCGGCGTCCTCGCGCTGATGATGGGTGATATGTGGCTGCTGCTCATGACCGCCTTCGTCGGCTGGCAGGCGTTCAACGGCTTCCGCCTCGCCAACGCCATGGCCCGCATGGACCCCCGCCGCTTCGACGAACGCCTCGCCAAGCAGCACCAGGACCAGTCCGTCGACGACCGCGTCCGCGCGGACGTCGATCCGTGGCGCTGA
- the mqnE gene encoding aminofutalosine synthase MqnE, translating to MHDSALQPIADKVYAGERLDAADGLALLTTRDVWTLGELAHHVRHKRHGDATYYNVNRHLNYSNLCVLSCKFCEFHRKPGQDGAYQYSIEEVVAQAEQASAAGATEMHIVGGLHPKLKFDYYTDLLKAVRAATPTIHLKAFTAVELTHLARIHKRDRKGQPGAGTIKGMLEDLIEAGLGSLPGGGAEVFDDRVHNEVFRGKIGGLEWINVHRTAHELGLMSNATMLYGHVETLEDRINHLVLLRDAQDEAIEQGHAGRFQTIIPLPFFPDGSELEHLPGPTGLDNLRMLAVCRLMLDNFDHVKCFWIMQTLPMAQLALNWGVDDVDGTVVWYDITKVGGASTHQETTAADLQKLIREAGYTPIERDTLYRRVIRDGAEWRVDEKLQAV from the coding sequence ATGCACGACTCCGCCCTCCAACCCATTGCCGACAAGGTCTACGCCGGCGAGCGCCTCGACGCCGCCGACGGCCTCGCACTGCTCACCACCCGCGATGTCTGGACCCTCGGCGAACTCGCCCACCACGTCCGCCATAAGCGCCACGGCGACGCGACCTACTACAACGTCAACCGCCACCTCAACTACTCCAACCTCTGCGTCCTCTCATGCAAGTTCTGCGAGTTCCACCGCAAGCCCGGCCAGGACGGCGCGTACCAATACTCCATCGAAGAAGTCGTCGCCCAGGCGGAGCAAGCTTCAGCGGCCGGCGCCACCGAGATGCACATCGTCGGCGGGCTGCATCCGAAGCTGAAGTTCGACTACTACACCGACCTGCTCAAGGCCGTCCGCGCCGCGACGCCGACGATCCACCTCAAGGCATTCACCGCCGTCGAGCTCACCCACCTCGCCCGCATCCACAAGCGTGACCGCAAGGGCCAGCCCGGGGCCGGCACGATCAAAGGCATGCTCGAAGACCTCATCGAGGCCGGGCTCGGCTCACTGCCCGGCGGCGGCGCAGAAGTCTTCGACGACCGCGTCCACAACGAAGTCTTCCGCGGCAAGATCGGCGGGCTCGAATGGATCAACGTCCACCGCACCGCCCACGAGCTCGGGCTCATGTCCAACGCCACCATGCTCTACGGCCACGTCGAGACCCTCGAAGACCGCATCAACCACCTGGTCTTGTTGCGCGACGCACAGGACGAAGCGATCGAGCAGGGACACGCCGGTCGTTTCCAAACGATCATCCCGCTGCCGTTCTTCCCCGACGGGTCGGAACTCGAGCACCTGCCCGGGCCGACGGGGCTGGACAACCTGCGCATGCTCGCGGTCTGCCGGCTGATGCTGGACAACTTCGACCACGTCAAGTGTTTCTGGATCATGCAGACACTACCAATGGCCCAGCTCGCGCTGAACTGGGGCGTCGATGATGTCGACGGCACCGTCGTCTGGTACGACATCACCAAGGTCGGCGGCGCAAGCACCCACCAAGAAACGACGGCCGCCGATCTGCAAAAACTCATCCGCGAAGCGGGCTACACCCCCATCGAACGCGACACGCTGTACCGCCGCGTCATCCGCGACGGCGCGGAGTGGCGCGTGGATGAAAAGTTGCAGGCGGTCTAG
- the acpS gene encoding holo-ACP synthase: MATTVDPSGTKPETPDPAPAMILGHGIDLVDTARIARLMSDHDDRFLDRVFTAGERAYCDGGGKNRLQRYAARFAAKEAVLKVLGTGWSGGIAWTDVEVLKDPGGRPCVALHGEAAAIASGLGITRWHLSLSHLPDHALASAIGEGEYEGASTDPA; encoded by the coding sequence ATGGCAACTACTGTTGATCCTTCCGGCACGAAACCCGAGACCCCAGACCCGGCACCCGCCATGATCCTCGGCCACGGCATCGACCTCGTTGACACCGCGCGTATCGCGCGGCTGATGTCGGATCACGACGACCGGTTCCTGGACCGCGTGTTCACGGCCGGGGAGCGGGCGTACTGTGATGGCGGCGGGAAGAACCGCTTGCAGCGCTACGCCGCGCGGTTCGCCGCGAAGGAGGCGGTGCTCAAGGTGCTCGGGACGGGCTGGTCGGGGGGGATCGCGTGGACGGATGTGGAGGTGCTCAAGGACCCGGGCGGTCGGCCTTGCGTCGCACTGCATGGCGAGGCGGCGGCGATCGCGTCCGGGCTCGGCATCACTCGCTGGCACCTGTCGCTGAGCCACCTGCCCGACCATGCGCTGGCCAGCGCGATCGGCGAGGGCGAGTACGAAGGGGCATCGACCGACCCGGCATAA
- a CDS encoding small basic protein, with protein MSLDSSLKIGGGLAGHRNVLTRAERVAKLKALGEFDMDGDDPMGLRKVGNRKVTTGKKKKKKAEAEE; from the coding sequence ATGAGTCTCGACAGCAGCCTAAAAATCGGAGGCGGCCTGGCCGGCCACCGCAACGTCCTCACCCGCGCCGAACGCGTCGCCAAGCTCAAGGCGCTCGGTGAGTTCGATATGGATGGCGACGACCCCATGGGGCTCCGCAAGGTCGGCAACCGCAAGGTCACCACCGGCAAGAAGAAAAAGAAGAAGGCCGAGGCGGAAGAGTAG
- a CDS encoding aminotransferase class I/II-fold pyridoxal phosphate-dependent enzyme — protein MKTDHLITDRLHAIDASGIRKVFDLAAKLDDPINLSIGQPDFDVPDAIKDAACDAIRGGHNSYTQTQGIADLRAKVAARLAAEFPDTLGGVGDNALPADTGLLITSGVSGALMLLLMATVQPGDEVLIPDPYFVMYKHLVKLAGGTPVFVDTYPDFQVSAAKIEPLITERTKLVLFNTPSNPTGVVAMPDACREVAELCERRGVLLVSDEIYDEFCYEKVDVGQAEPRIPSPLRTTRNVLMLRGYSKTYAMTGWRLGYAVGPAGVVEQMTKLQQYSFVCAPSMVQLAGVLAMEVDVSAHVEAYRAKRDRVVERLSPHYELTTPGGAFYAFPKVPESLGITASQFVERCVAKNLLVIPGSVFSERDTHFRLSYATTDDTLERGLDVLVDLATSR, from the coding sequence ATGAAAACCGACCACCTCATTACCGACAGGCTCCACGCGATCGACGCCTCGGGGATCCGCAAGGTCTTCGACCTCGCCGCGAAGCTCGACGACCCGATCAACCTGTCGATCGGCCAGCCCGACTTCGATGTCCCCGACGCCATCAAGGATGCCGCGTGCGACGCGATCCGGGGCGGGCACAACAGCTACACCCAGACGCAGGGCATCGCCGACCTCCGCGCGAAAGTTGCGGCACGTCTCGCGGCCGAGTTCCCCGACACGCTCGGCGGCGTGGGCGACAACGCACTGCCCGCCGACACGGGCCTGCTCATCACCTCCGGCGTCTCGGGCGCGCTCATGCTTTTGCTCATGGCCACGGTGCAGCCCGGCGACGAGGTCCTGATCCCTGACCCGTATTTCGTGATGTACAAGCACCTCGTCAAGCTCGCGGGCGGGACGCCGGTGTTTGTCGACACCTACCCCGACTTCCAGGTCAGCGCGGCGAAGATCGAGCCGTTGATCACCGAGCGGACGAAGCTGGTGCTGTTCAACACGCCGAGCAACCCGACGGGGGTGGTCGCGATGCCCGACGCCTGCCGGGAGGTCGCGGAGCTGTGTGAACGGCGGGGGGTGCTGCTGGTAAGCGATGAGATCTACGACGAGTTCTGCTATGAGAAAGTAGATGTGGGCCAGGCCGAGCCGCGCATCCCTTCGCCGCTGCGGACGACGCGGAACGTGCTGATGCTGCGCGGCTACTCAAAGACCTACGCGATGACCGGTTGGCGACTGGGTTATGCGGTGGGCCCGGCCGGGGTGGTCGAGCAGATGACGAAGCTGCAGCAGTACTCGTTCGTCTGTGCCCCCTCGATGGTGCAGCTCGCGGGGGTGCTGGCGATGGAGGTCGATGTCTCGGCTCATGTCGAGGCCTACCGCGCCAAGCGTGACCGCGTCGTCGAACGGCTAAGCCCGCACTACGAACTCACCACACCCGGCGGCGCGTTCTACGCCTTCCCGAAAGTCCCCGAATCGCTGGGCATTACAGCGTCTCAATTTGTCGAGCGTTGTGTCGCGAAGAACCTACTCGTCATCCCTGGCAGCGTATTCAGCGAACGTGACACCCACTTCCGCCTGAGCTACGCAACGACCGACGACACGCTCGAGCGCGGGCTGGATGTGCTGGTCGATCTCGCAACATCAAGGTAG
- a CDS encoding biotin--[acetyl-CoA-carboxylase] ligase — translation MKSQRPADTPITAWADVLSAAETYKRFPEVSPPAVHIYRRTASTQDIARQHAGAWSAALADEQTAGRGRLGRTWVAPPASAVLMSLAWPGLSNRQPLDALTYRVAVAVAKTAERFMDSDAGRVRIKWPNDILVDGRKLAGILIERDINAAIIGIGLNVHLTETDTAMLPPELANRITSLAMHGHDVDRLHVAAELIGQCGMHLATGDDTGMLDEWRSRSPLGYDARFQCDGETIAGTVIDLDPALGLIVRRDSGEIVHLPAVTTSVLP, via the coding sequence GTGAAAAGTCAGCGCCCAGCCGATACGCCGATCACCGCATGGGCCGACGTCCTCTCGGCAGCCGAAACTTACAAACGCTTCCCTGAGGTCAGCCCGCCGGCCGTCCATATCTATCGCCGAACCGCGAGCACGCAGGACATTGCCCGACAGCACGCGGGCGCATGGTCTGCGGCTCTCGCGGATGAACAAACCGCCGGGCGTGGACGGCTGGGACGAACTTGGGTCGCCCCGCCGGCCTCCGCAGTGCTGATGAGCCTGGCCTGGCCCGGCCTTAGCAACCGCCAACCGCTCGACGCCCTCACATACCGCGTCGCGGTGGCTGTCGCAAAAACGGCGGAGCGTTTCATGGATAGCGACGCCGGCCGCGTCCGCATCAAATGGCCCAACGATATCCTTGTCGATGGGCGCAAACTCGCGGGCATCCTGATCGAACGCGATATCAACGCCGCGATCATCGGGATCGGATTGAATGTACACCTCACGGAAACCGACACCGCCATGCTGCCGCCCGAACTGGCGAACCGTATCACGTCGCTCGCCATGCATGGACATGATGTCGATCGCCTGCATGTCGCAGCCGAACTCATCGGGCAATGCGGTATGCACTTGGCGACCGGCGATGACACAGGCATGCTCGACGAATGGCGCAGCCGAAGCCCGCTCGGGTACGACGCACGGTTTCAGTGCGATGGTGAAACCATCGCGGGCACGGTCATCGACCTCGACCCGGCGCTGGGCCTGATCGTCCGGCGCGACTCCGGCGAGATCGTGCATCTGCCGGCAGTGACGACGAGTGTGCTGCCCTGA
- the nadC gene encoding carboxylating nicotinate-nucleotide diphosphorylase, with translation MPDLHRFMPPDELATLVRTARLEDLGPVGIDVTSCCFIPEDAHTTTHIVPREPGVVAGLATLATVCSIYSDEVVLESSATDGDPATPGVSIAVLQGPTRDVLAIERVALNLLTHLSGIASITAAYVARCEGTEARIFDTRKTLPGLRGLQKYAVACGGGGTHRLGLYDAVLVKDNHLAGTPLEQLANRLSAAHAEAYRLNPQLQFFQVEVDNLHQLESVLKAPVDIVLLDNMPPETLRDAVAMRDAAAPDVELEASGGVNLDTVKAIAHTGVDRISVGALTHSANSLDIGLDTP, from the coding sequence ATGCCGGACCTACATCGCTTCATGCCACCCGATGAACTGGCCACGCTGGTCCGCACCGCGCGGCTTGAAGACCTCGGCCCGGTCGGGATCGATGTCACCTCATGCTGCTTCATCCCCGAGGATGCTCACACCACCACACACATCGTCCCACGCGAGCCAGGCGTCGTCGCGGGGCTCGCGACGCTCGCTACCGTCTGCTCGATCTACAGCGATGAAGTCGTACTCGAGTCCTCCGCCACCGACGGCGACCCGGCCACCCCCGGCGTGTCGATCGCCGTCCTGCAAGGCCCGACGCGCGATGTCCTCGCGATCGAACGCGTCGCGCTCAACCTACTCACGCACCTCTCGGGGATCGCGTCAATCACTGCGGCCTATGTCGCGCGGTGTGAAGGCACCGAGGCACGCATCTTCGACACCCGTAAAACACTCCCGGGCTTGCGCGGCCTGCAAAAATACGCGGTCGCCTGCGGCGGCGGTGGCACGCACCGGCTCGGGCTGTACGACGCCGTGCTCGTCAAAGACAACCACCTCGCTGGGACGCCGCTTGAGCAGTTGGCCAACCGGCTCAGCGCCGCGCATGCCGAGGCGTACCGGCTCAACCCGCAGCTTCAGTTCTTCCAAGTCGAAGTGGACAACCTGCACCAGCTCGAATCGGTCCTCAAGGCCCCGGTGGATATCGTGCTGCTGGACAACATGCCGCCCGAGACGCTGCGCGACGCGGTGGCGATGCGCGATGCGGCCGCCCCGGACGTCGAACTCGAAGCCAGCGGCGGCGTCAATCTCGATACGGTCAAAGCCATCGCCCACACCGGCGTCGATCGGATCTCGGTGGGCGCGTTGACCCATTCCGCGAATTCGCTCGACATCGGACTGGATACACCGTGA
- a CDS encoding ASCH domain-containing protein → MLHVAILKPNYIREILAGRKTIESRLTKTRQPPHGRVAPGERLFLKASGGPFMAMAIAGEVLSWDNLSPTQYKQIEERYRVEIGGDDAYWEMKRDSRCATLIRLCQVEPIDVGPKYKIAYMKAWYVLDASLNPVRDRVLTEGAIRNRYASLPQAKGGQRQNQRAAVGRKITLELPGNERVETEFAQGRMLRWRGWGKLYDAADAKPGDLLRFVAVGPNAYRVSIHRTRA, encoded by the coding sequence ATGCTCCACGTCGCGATCCTCAAGCCGAACTATATCCGTGAGATCCTTGCCGGTCGCAAGACGATCGAGTCGCGGCTAACCAAGACGCGGCAGCCGCCGCACGGCCGGGTAGCACCGGGCGAGCGGCTGTTCTTGAAGGCGTCGGGCGGGCCGTTCATGGCGATGGCGATCGCAGGCGAGGTGCTGTCGTGGGACAACCTCTCGCCGACGCAATACAAACAGATCGAGGAACGCTACCGCGTCGAGATCGGCGGGGACGACGCGTACTGGGAGATGAAACGCGACAGCCGATGCGCGACGCTGATCCGCCTGTGCCAGGTGGAGCCGATCGACGTAGGGCCGAAGTACAAGATCGCGTACATGAAGGCGTGGTATGTATTGGACGCATCGCTCAATCCCGTCAGAGACCGCGTGCTAACCGAGGGTGCAATCCGCAACCGCTACGCATCGCTGCCCCAGGCGAAAGGTGGACAGAGGCAAAATCAACGCGCCGCCGTCGGCCGCAAGATTACACTCGAACTCCCCGGCAATGAGCGGGTCGAGACCGAGTTTGCGCAGGGGCGGATGCTGCGATGGCGCGGCTGGGGCAAGCTGTACGACGCTGCAGACGCAAAGCCCGGCGACCTGTTGCGCTTCGTCGCCGTCGGGCCCAATGCGTACCGGGTCTCGATCCATCGCACACGGGCATAG
- the speA gene encoding biosynthetic arginine decarboxylase — MPSPPPPRSSTSPKRDTATGWSRDDSAELYRLALWGQGMFNINHKGNLVVTPEQSAGPGIDLKKLTDELAKRDLHAPVLIRFTDLLEQRLREIADAFATAIADHDYHAGYHAVYPIKVNQQRHVVESMMELGRPHGFGLEAGSKPELLAVMAMVDDPDTPIICNGFKDRQFIEAVILAAKLGRNIIPVVEKFSELSLIIEESKKHNVRPQIGVRVKLASRGTGRWEHSAGERSKFGLFVSEVLDMVERLREADMLDCLTLLHCHVGSQLNDIRRVKSVVTEFARVYCELHRLGAQAKFVDIGGGLGVDYDGSGSAQEGSINYTLQEYANDIIYHLQTVCDATNTPHPTVISESGRAMAAHHSVLIFNVLGWSGFDRFDLPEAFTETALDAMPEPVRTLAESYTALDATNYSECYHDAQLAREQALSLFNLGYCSIEHRGLAERLFFSIGSRVLRYVRDVENPPEEFANLETMLSDIYFCNCSIFQSLPDHWAIDHRFPVMPIHRLNDEPTCRGILADITCDSDGKIDKFIGDGEIEHTLPLHPYTGADYYLAAFLVGAYQETLGDLHNLFGDTNAVHIRLGPGGEVEIEEVVEGDTVREVLSYVQYHPSELRRSFTRAIEKAVREQRLTLDEARTLRRFYEKGLDGSTYLT, encoded by the coding sequence TTGCCTAGCCCACCCCCACCGCGTTCCAGCACCAGCCCCAAGCGAGACACCGCCACCGGCTGGTCGCGCGATGACAGCGCCGAGCTCTACCGACTCGCGCTATGGGGCCAGGGCATGTTCAACATCAACCACAAGGGCAATCTCGTCGTCACGCCCGAACAGTCTGCCGGCCCGGGCATCGACCTCAAGAAACTCACCGACGAGCTCGCCAAGCGCGACCTGCACGCGCCGGTCCTGATCCGCTTCACCGACCTGCTCGAGCAGCGGCTTCGTGAGATCGCTGACGCGTTTGCCACCGCGATCGCCGACCACGACTACCACGCGGGGTACCACGCGGTCTACCCGATCAAGGTCAACCAGCAGCGGCATGTTGTCGAGAGCATGATGGAGCTTGGCCGACCGCACGGCTTCGGGCTTGAGGCCGGCTCCAAGCCCGAGCTGCTCGCGGTGATGGCGATGGTCGACGACCCCGACACGCCGATCATCTGCAATGGCTTCAAGGACCGCCAGTTCATCGAGGCGGTGATCCTCGCCGCGAAGCTCGGCCGCAACATCATCCCCGTCGTTGAAAAGTTCTCCGAGCTGAGTCTCATCATCGAAGAGTCCAAGAAACACAACGTCCGCCCACAGATCGGCGTGCGCGTAAAACTCGCCAGCCGTGGCACGGGCCGGTGGGAACACTCAGCCGGGGAACGGTCGAAGTTCGGCCTGTTCGTCAGCGAAGTCCTCGACATGGTCGAGCGTCTGCGCGAGGCCGACATGCTCGACTGCCTCACGCTCCTGCATTGCCATGTCGGCAGCCAGCTCAACGACATCCGCCGGGTGAAGTCGGTCGTCACCGAGTTCGCACGCGTCTACTGCGAGCTGCATCGGCTAGGCGCGCAGGCGAAATTCGTCGATATCGGCGGCGGGCTCGGCGTGGACTACGACGGCTCGGGCTCCGCGCAGGAAGGCAGCATCAACTACACGCTCCAGGAATACGCCAACGACATCATCTACCACCTGCAGACGGTTTGCGACGCGACCAACACCCCCCACCCGACGGTGATCAGCGAGTCGGGCCGGGCGATGGCCGCGCACCACAGCGTCCTGATCTTCAACGTGCTGGGCTGGTCGGGCTTTGACCGCTTCGACCTGCCCGAGGCGTTTACCGAAACCGCGCTCGATGCGATGCCCGAGCCCGTGCGCACCCTGGCCGAGTCCTACACAGCGCTCGACGCGACCAACTACAGCGAGTGCTACCACGACGCCCAGCTTGCGCGCGAGCAGGCGCTGAGCTTGTTCAACCTCGGCTACTGCTCGATCGAACACCGCGGGCTGGCCGAACGGCTGTTCTTCTCCATCGGCTCGCGTGTACTGCGATACGTCCGCGATGTCGAGAACCCCCCCGAAGAGTTCGCCAACCTTGAAACGATGCTCTCGGACATCTACTTCTGCAACTGCTCGATCTTCCAATCCCTGCCCGACCACTGGGCGATCGACCACCGCTTCCCCGTCATGCCAATCCACAGGCTCAACGACGAGCCCACCTGCCGCGGCATCCTCGCCGACATCACCTGCGACTCCGACGGCAAGATCGACAAGTTCATCGGCGACGGCGAAATCGAACACACCCTCCCGCTCCACCCCTACACCGGCGCGGACTACTACCTCGCCGCGTTCCTCGTCGGCGCGTACCAGGAAACGCTCGGCGACCTGCACAACCTCTTCGGCGACACCAACGCCGTCCACATCCGCCTGGGCCCGGGCGGCGAGGTCGAGATCGAAGAGGTCGTCGAGGGCGATACCGTTCGCGAAGTCCTGTCGTACGTGCAATACCATCCAAGCGAACTGCGCCGCTCGTTCACCCGCGCGATTGAGAAGGCCGTGCGCGAGCAGCGGCTGACGCTGGACGAAGCGCGGACGCTTCGACGATTCTACGAGAAGGGATTGGATGGGTCGACGTACCTGACTTGA
- a CDS encoding PEP-CTERM sorting domain-containing protein yields the protein MTLLDHTPLALKTAQVLVAAGAIAVGTQTDAAPINYGDFSGTTVMYLDVTETANSPGDTAPLFGAPSIVGDQLDFDPAGFSAAGNGGSSDITDAQLNYTLMSAPGTVITSFTVSESGDYSLVGTGSAATQVAYGMSIASITVLEIDGAALGTPITLAAASAFGTADLSGGTTVATPWDLSISYDVNAALTAAGIDYDFGASKIEIVIDDSLFALSESGSAALIAKKNFTINTDTDIPEPGSLALLGLGGLLIARRRRA from the coding sequence ATGACCCTTCTGGATCACACCCCCCTGGCACTCAAGACCGCACAAGTGCTGGTCGCCGCAGGTGCCATCGCTGTCGGAACGCAAACCGACGCCGCACCGATCAACTATGGCGATTTTTCCGGCACCACGGTCATGTACCTTGATGTCACCGAAACCGCGAACTCGCCTGGCGATACGGCCCCACTCTTCGGTGCCCCCAGCATCGTTGGCGACCAGCTCGACTTCGACCCCGCCGGCTTCAGCGCCGCAGGCAACGGTGGTAGCTCGGACATCACCGACGCCCAGCTCAACTACACCCTGATGTCCGCCCCCGGGACGGTCATCACCTCCTTCACCGTCAGCGAATCAGGCGACTACAGCCTGGTCGGCACCGGCTCGGCCGCGACCCAGGTCGCCTACGGCATGAGCATCGCCAGCATCACCGTCCTCGAAATCGACGGCGCCGCACTCGGCACCCCGATCACCCTTGCTGCTGCCTCGGCCTTCGGCACCGCCGACCTCAGCGGCGGCACGACTGTCGCGACGCCTTGGGACCTCAGCATCAGCTACGACGTCAATGCTGCCCTCACTGCCGCAGGCATCGACTATGACTTCGGTGCTTCCAAGATCGAGATCGTCATCGACGACTCGCTCTTCGCCCTGAGCGAAAGCGGTTCGGCGGCACTCATCGCGAAGAAGAACTTCACGATCAATACCGACACCGACATTCCTGAACCCGGTAGCCTGGCGCTCCTCGGCCTCGGCGGCCTGCTTATCGCACGCCGGCGTCGCGCCTAA